The Periophthalmus magnuspinnatus isolate fPerMag1 chromosome 17, fPerMag1.2.pri, whole genome shotgun sequence sequence GTTGTTATATTGTGGCGATTACAGCTCCTACttccgttgtgtccttgggcaagacaccatGAGCATGTGTTCAGAGGGTTAGTTGCTGATTGACGGTCTCTTTTCCGCCAGTGACTCgtttatattaattattttaaacactGAGTGGTAGAGGTATTCTAGAAGAAGTACCCAatagtcttacttgagtaaaagtacagataccaaaggAACTGAGCGTCTTAGATGAGGAgcgaaacttcttcactcctacaacaatttgtccagtgacagatttaaagttAGTCTTTTGCTATATACCAAaggtcaaaacaaaacaaaacaaacttaagtagatacactgcctggccaaaaaagtcgccaccaaaaaaaaaaaaggtcacactaatatttattagtttactaatatttggttgttccacctttagctttgattacgtcacacattcatttgccattgtttcgatttcgcttctgcaacgtcacaagatttatttccatccagtgttgcatacatttttcacccaGAGAGAATTGATGATGTTAAaatctgacgctgcacaaagcttctccagcacatcccaaagattctcaatggggttaaggtctggactctgtggtggacaatccatgtgtgaaaatgatgtctcatgctcctgaaccactctgtcacaatttgagccccataaatcctggcattgtcatcttggaacaTGCCCGTGCCagcagggaagaaaaaatccattgatggaataacctggtcattcagtatattcaggtgtcagctgacctcattctttgagcacagactgttgctgaacctagacctgaccaactgcaggaggctcctacctatttgcttagttacatccaggtggagactttttttttggccaggcagtgtattttcatatgatgcttttacttaagtaaaattattgaagtacctgtttgaaaatgtcctgttaaaaaatgtagcagAGTAGAAgatacaaatactgctctcaaatgtactgaagtaaaagtaaaaagtatccatgttaaaaataacttaagtatAAATATTAGGCATTTGTACCACTGGTAATATCATAGCAAAAGAAagttgaattctgtcaacttgACTAACTTTCACCACTCAAGCAGCGAGAAGTtgcttcagttctgacagggctTTGGTAAGTCACTGCCTTAAATATCTGTCTGAAGTTACATGGACTTAACTAATAACAGATACAGCTCACTGTATAAAATgagggtgtgttagtttcagtgtagttggctccCCTCTTCAAGCAGATTTAAGACAGTGACATACAGGACCCTGTTACTGCTGAAGAAGCTATTTGAATGGTCAAAATTATTggcttaaaattaaaaaaattaaaaagacgATTGAGAGATTACATGATAATACTAGTAACATCACCAGTAccctttattatatttaatgaATTAAAAGTTGCCAaccttgcctggcaaatccagaatgatctctctatatattttttatatcagtCTGATCCCCACACTCTCCTTCACATCTCAAGTCAAAACCAAGcatgatcatccaatcagatttgtttgggtttttttttcaatgtgaaacgaaggagctcattggccaTCTGTCatacaaactaaatcaaatgtatgtgtttattgtttcactcattgattctgcagaaatctgcgaGTTTTTTcttatgacattttttttctttctttcttcctcataAGGAGACGTATTTGTTTTAATACGTGTCAACCATGcacgtccctgattggctaatccacctgtcaatcaccccCATCTGAACTGGCAGAGACTCTATGTTCAATAGATTTGTgttttcataaagtattgaagatgCGTGTATTCTAAAGCAATTGCCAACCATATAGTTAAGACCctcacaaatatgttctgaaatgtgtgggattcttattttagtttagcagcttatattttaattgtttctCAAATGTTATTTCTATACTTTAGGATTTGAAAacaataattacaaatattttttcaatatatatcacaaaacacacaggcaTTTTTGTATGTGTCTGATATTGTTGCAGAGCTTCTGTGTCCGtgctgctgtcctctgtcccccctctcgCTGGGTGTCCTCCGGGCCACAGTCCTCCGATGGACAGCTCATCTACACGGGCACTCTGGGCACCGCTGTCCGAGGTCAGCTCATCAACACAATCGCTCTCTAACCTGGTGCCTTTTTGACAGATACATTCATAACACATCATGATGCAGGATGACATATCAAACATATCAGATGTACACAGATGCTTCCACACAGCAGAATGTGTGATTTTCCTAACTGTGTGACTgttcaacaataacaataatcagTGAATGTTGACTTTACCAGTCGAAATTGCATTTGAATTGGcacgattacaaaattacaatggCTGAGAAagctaattaaaaataaaaatagaaaaaaattgaAAGGTAACAGATGATAGAAATATAATTCCTGGCAAGATttctttgccaggaatgttccacattatctttatttaattacagatgtttttattactgaaaAAATCATgcattgaaaaatatgcattcttgcGGTGAGGGGTAGTGAtgtgttaatgccatactctggaacattccaggcaaagcagtaacacctccatggagacagcttTGAAATCTTATGTCCGTTATAAGCACATCAAACACACTTTTAAGACGACAGCATCGCACTGCACCAATCAACAATTCAACAATAACAGTGCCTCCTTAAACAATTGTCCAATTTGTTGttaagtgtttaaaatggtcaCCGAGTTCTTCACTACCATTAACACATAAAATAAGCTTCAAACTCATTACTTCTATTGCCTTCTAAAACAGTGGTTCCCAATTGTCTCAAGTAACAGTAACTTCAGTATCCCATCACTCATGTAATGTTGATTCCATGAATACGTTTATTTACCAGTCTATTGTCAAGGAATACTATTACATTTTAGTGGtttaatgatatttatgtccAAAGTAATCCTTCCTCTATAAACATCCCCATGGATgtcaaatttacaaaaaaaatctaattctaTTCAGTTTCACATAAGAAATCATTCCAAGTCCCCTCTTGTCTGTGCTTGCAAACTCACCAAAGATTCCTGTACTTGTGCTGCAAGATCAATCTGCAAATATCAATAGATGTGATTAGCAAATGGCAAAGGCTGCATTTTTAGTactttccttcacaaacaacaaaatctcctgccTTATTccacataaaaactgctaactctgtagttcaGATCTGAATAAAGATTTTCTGAAATGGGATTTTTATATGTGTGAATTAATTtagatatttgtttatttttactggacgtgcttaaaatgtgaaattttaaCCAAATCCTATTATTGAAGGATAAATTACAATCACAATGCtggtcagaaaaattgcaattagatattttccccaagttctgtcattgtgtcctttggcaagaaaCCTAACCCACAcaaatgtgatgtgtgagtgttgtgGTCAAAGAGGACGACAGAGCAGATTGGCAGGCTCTTTTCTGTCTACCCCAGGCAGCCCCAGGCAGCTACAGGCaactttgagtgtctggaaaTCACATGCAATGTTTATTATTATCCTCTAAAACacacatgggcaaactacggcccgggggccacacatggccctttaGGCTTATTGATCTGGCCCGCTGAatatgaccaaattatattaaaataggttgttcaaagtttttctgctgtatttatttaactgaaatttaataaattattaatctaatctattttaaagcatttggaaaacaatttgtacaatgagtctTGCATATTTGTGCTTtgtacatgttacaggccaaatctcaaatgtaatatatatatatatatatatacacacatacacataaacatatagatatcctggcccggcccctctgtcaaattttagaacccattgtggcccgtgtgtacAAAAATTTgtccacccctgctctaaaataTCAAGTGAATCAAATTCATCATTAACAGTGtcctttaaaatgataaaaaaaaatcccactctCTTCTGTTTGGTGTGTCTGTGCGGTGGCAGGTGTGAAGGCGTTCTCCTACAGCACCAGTGGGGCCAgcctgctcctcctgccccACATTCTGGTGACCACGGGCCTGACCGCTCACAGCTGGGCCTATCAGCTCCTGTTCTGCGGAGTCATCGGCGTCTTTACCTTCGTTACACCCGTCCTACTGCACCTTGTAACCAGAGGCTACGTAGTTCGGCTCTACCACCACCCAGAGTGTGACACATACACCGCCGTCACCTACAGCGTCTTCCTGACCGAGAAGAGGACCAGGTTCCATCAGGAGCAGGTGCGTGTCCCCTCCATCAGTAAGATGTTCATCACGTTCTACGCAGACAAGACAGGCCTACTAGTGAACCCAGACCTGTTCAGCCTGCCCCAGGATTACAACCACCTCATGGGCTATGACAAACCGTTCAGCTTCAGTCCTGAGCAGATTGATGAAAGCTGAGAGGAACCATCAGACCAAATGTTCGCCCTGTTCTTTTCAAACATCACACAGTATATGGCTTTGTAGTGTCACCAGATCAAGACCAAGTCTGAACTGTGAAAGGAATTGtgaaagcaaggcaagtttatttgtatagcacaattggtacacaaagtaattcaaagtgctaaagggcccgtattacgcggtttcctcatcaaaaacaatcatggaattctcttttgtttaattcacatatgtttgactcacaaaccctacatatttaggctgagttcttctctcatactgaaaaacattctgttgctccttgtgatgtcatgtggtaacataGGAAGTGCaccacacttttgtttttttatcgctacacaccttcactagaatcatttggataatttcagccctgaaattgcaaATCTACTGGATGAAAGGTGCAAATCTACTGAACaatagctattaacttgaaaactaccacttcatgacatcacaaggtggaacagaacattttgagctttggagatgtaacagactaataataaagtgttactcaaacatgtgtgaatgaaacaaaacattactccaggtctgtttttgatgagggtacaaaattataacatggcttaaagctcataagagtctaTTCTGTGTAAGACAGAacctttaaaataaagactaagaGGTAGAGGACCCTGAGTGGTGCAGAAGAATCTGCCACATTAGACAAAATGGACTGTGTTGACACttcattttttgtaataaaatggcTGAATATTCAGTTCGATTTGGTTTCTTCTTGCATAcattacagtgtttattatgaATGTTTATCCTTGATTAAAATAATCACTGACAAGTGGGGCAGGCAAGGTGACAAGTGAGCAACCAatgtatgtcactttttagcaaaaaaaaaaaaaaaaaagaatataaaatcaTGATTTCCttagttgtgtttattgctctaaaagacacataaaaacataggcccaggtttgtggaggtgaaaacctgctcacagtaaggacctaaactctatctccatggagaatgtacccaagtatggttttaacttttcagtTAGAGTCAAAGGGCGACCCCGACGAAATGGCAAATGACAAGCCAACTTTCAGTTGGTCAGGGGCTCATGGAATAATCATGGAATAATGTAAAGTTTGGCACAAtaactcttcatgtcatcccgaTTAAAATAATCAAGAGGACCCATGTCATATCTTTCATTGGGTTGCCACAGCAGTGTGTGAAAAAGCCCATGTTATCCTTATGGgaaattttacaatttttttttaatttcaaaatCTTATAACAATGTAGTAGCTTCATtgaagaatgtgaaatttggcacagtgattttTCAGGTCGGCCCCATTGTAccaccccaattccaatgaagttgggacgcatGTCAGAATACAataatttgcaaatccttttcaacctatattgaactgagttttaatgttcaaactgataaactattgttttatgcaaatactcattcattttcaatttgatatttgcaacacattccaataaagctggaacaggggcatgtttaccactgtgttacatcacctttccttttaacaacaatcaataagtgtttgggaactgaggacactaattgttgaagctttgcaggaggaatcctttcccattcttgctgaatgtacaacttcagttgctcagcagtccggggtctccgttgttgtattttgcgcttcataatgtgccacacattttcaatgggagacaggtctggactgcaggcaggccagtctagtacctgCACTGTTTTACTACgaagccacgctgttgtaacacgtgcagatTGTGGCTACGTGCAGATTGTGGCTTGGcgttgtcttgctgaaataagcatggacgtccctgaaaaagacgttgcttggatggcagcatatgttgctccaaaacctgtatgtacctttgaGCATTAATGGAGCCTTCACAGAAGAGCAAATTACCCATGGGCACTAAAACACCCCCAGACTATCACTGAGGCTTTTGAACTGATAAAAACCCTGGATGGTAATTTTCTTTGACCTGCAGGACACGacatccatgatttccaaaaacaatttgaaaccTGGACTCgccagaccacagcacacttttccactttgcatcagtccatctcaggtgagctcgggcccagaaaagccaAGCGTTTCTTGGTGGTGTTGATTTTTGGCTTtcactttgcatggtacagttttaacttgcacttggtgATGTAGAgatgaactgtgttaactgacaatggtttcctgaagtgttcctgagcccatgtgataatatcatttacacattcatgtctgtttttactaCAGTACTGCCTGAGGGGTCGAAGGTCATGGGCATTCAGTGCCATTTTTCAGCCTTGCTTCAtatgtgcagagatttctccagattctctgaatcttttgatcaCTTTATGGactgtagatgatgaaatccataaattccttgcaactgtacgttgagaaacgttgttcttagactgttggactatttgctcatgcagttgttcacaaagtggtgaacctcgctccatccttgcttgtgaatgacggATCCTTTCGGGGATgttccttttatacccaatcatgacactcacctgtttccaatgaagctgttcacctgtggaatgttccaaacaggtgtattttaagcaatcCTCAACTTTCCCGTTCTTTtcttgcccctgtcccagctttattggaacatgttgcagacataaacttgaaaatgagtgaatatttgcataaaacaatcaagtttatcagtttgaacattaaatattattatgtatttgtagtttattcagttcaatatagattgaaaaggatttgcaaatcattgtattctgtattttttttaagttttacacaagtttttcccaacttcattggaattggggttgtattgtgcacagtgttgccatggcaatgcctgGAAAAAACATTCCATTTTAGTGCATCAGTGCTTCCAATGTACTTTGACTTTTAGTGAAAAttcagcccaaagccgcaataaaacagacAAGCGACGCATTAGCTCCACTTTTAGGGAATGCCAGGTGGGCCGAGTGCGAAATGTGGCCTGCGAGGTAGCACTAAAATTTAGTTGCTTTGTAAGAACACGTTTCAGTAATCACTGTAGAACTTCATGTTGAATGAAGGCAAtggtcttgcctaaggacacaatggcagtttgCATTAGAGCCTCTGCGTATGGCATCAGTGTAAATCAGGCCAACCCTGCTGAATTTTGCGATCAGACCAGATCATGTTGAGTACATCAATTATCACAGTATTGCCACAGTATCACTCACATCGTATTGTGAGTTTagaattgtgtattttattgaaTCATCCCCCCCCAACATAGAACATATAAC is a genomic window containing:
- the tmem70 gene encoding transmembrane protein 70, mitochondrial, giving the protein MLLSVLSRRCVLHQLLRLSAGRTQAPLSGETRGLQPRYSAGRSLFSHRVEARKNTHLQSFCVRAAVLCPPSRWVSSGPQSSDGQLIYTGTLGTAVRGVKAFSYSTSGASLLLLPHILVTTGLTAHSWAYQLLFCGVIGVFTFVTPVLLHLVTRGYVVRLYHHPECDTYTAVTYSVFLTEKRTRFHQEQVRVPSISKMFITFYADKTGLLVNPDLFSLPQDYNHLMGYDKPFSFSPEQIDES